A single window of Candidatus Neomarinimicrobiota bacterium DNA harbors:
- a CDS encoding FAD-dependent oxidoreductase, with translation MAQHDLRQKPAAPGEHSKSVTILETKDQTPTIRSIRVTKPAGFSFQVSQAMKLTLDVEEGRDWHILSIASSQTRDYLEFAIRNSESPFKRAFYLLKPGDEIRVSGPIGHFFLESDRPGIFITGGIGITPFKSIIEYATDSGLPTPLTLVYGNRSPDEVAYKEQLDELAQTNGNLRIVYTVSQPAPELTWDHRVGRIDGDLLDEVVAGGGDAIYYLAGPPSLVFELGQLVEALGVPPERIRSELFRGYP, from the coding sequence ATGGCTCAACATGATCTACGGCAGAAGCCCGCCGCGCCGGGGGAGCACAGCAAATCAGTGACGATCCTCGAAACAAAGGATCAGACGCCGACGATCCGATCCATCCGGGTTACCAAGCCCGCCGGCTTTTCTTTCCAGGTAAGCCAGGCCATGAAACTTACGCTGGATGTGGAGGAGGGGCGGGACTGGCACATACTGTCGATCGCAAGCTCTCAGACGAGGGACTACCTGGAGTTCGCTATCCGCAATTCAGAGAGCCCTTTCAAGCGCGCTTTCTATTTGCTCAAACCGGGTGACGAAATTCGCGTCAGCGGCCCAATTGGGCATTTTTTCCTCGAATCCGACCGCCCGGGGATCTTCATAACCGGTGGCATCGGGATCACGCCGTTCAAGAGTATTATTGAGTATGCCACTGACTCGGGACTGCCTACGCCCCTGACCCTGGTGTACGGCAATCGGAGTCCGGATGAGGTGGCCTACAAGGAGCAGCTTGATGAGTTGGCACAAACAAACGGGAATCTCCGAATCGTCTACACTGTTAGCCAGCCTGCGCCGGAACTAACCTGGGATCATCGCGTCGGCCGCATAGATGGGGACTTGCTGGATGAAGTGGTTGCAGGCGGGGGCGACGCCATCTACTACCTCGCGGGCCCACCCAGCTTGGTGTTTGAGCTCGGGCAACTGGTTGAGGCCCTGGGCGTTCCGCCGGAGCGTATCCGCTCGGAGCTGTTTCGTGGCTACCCATAA
- a CDS encoding beta-lactamase family protein has protein sequence MKRQRKLAAVTFSMGNTAGRIEMKTSLILLLTLISFSPVSSDGEVVSKNEHVIQLIAELSSPSDPGIQYVIVDKNSVVFEHSFGMADIKNKTPLSLAHTMAAFSMTKTLTAIAVLQLVQRGKIKLDSQASQYVEHPYNSEITIRHLLSHTSGIPNPIPLKWVHLANSHDSFSEVEALSQVLAANPKRDALPGGKYGYSNIGYWLLGGIIEKISDREYSDYINENIFEPLGLTPSEIGFRINNEDNHAKGYLKKYSFMNLIKSFVTDREVWAGYEGGWLHIRNVYANGPAFGGAIGSAKAFSRVLQDLIAENSALLEKNAMRGLYSQQKTNSGENIEMTLGWHVGEISGVKYYYKEGGGAGYHSEMRVYPDLGLASVIMANRTSFNTRKKLSNLDSNFINQ, from the coding sequence GTGAAACGGCAACGCAAACTCGCAGCCGTTACGTTTTCAATGGGCAACACGGCCGGGAGGATAGAAATGAAAACATCGTTAATATTGCTGCTGACCTTGATAAGTTTTTCTCCAGTATCTTCAGACGGAGAAGTGGTGTCTAAAAACGAACATGTAATTCAACTGATAGCCGAGCTATCCTCGCCTAGTGATCCAGGAATTCAATACGTTATTGTAGATAAAAACTCTGTGGTTTTCGAGCATAGTTTTGGGATGGCTGACATTAAGAACAAAACCCCATTAAGTCTTGCTCATACCATGGCTGCATTTTCAATGACTAAAACGCTGACGGCTATTGCTGTATTGCAGCTAGTGCAACGGGGGAAAATAAAGTTAGATAGTCAAGCATCCCAATATGTAGAGCACCCTTATAATTCCGAAATTACTATAAGGCATCTCCTGAGCCATACATCTGGCATTCCAAACCCAATCCCACTGAAATGGGTTCATTTGGCAAACAGCCATGATAGTTTTAGTGAAGTAGAGGCTCTCTCACAAGTCCTTGCAGCTAATCCCAAGCGGGACGCTTTACCAGGGGGAAAATACGGATATTCAAATATTGGCTATTGGTTGCTTGGGGGAATTATCGAAAAAATAAGTGATCGGGAATATAGTGACTACATAAACGAAAATATCTTTGAGCCGTTGGGTCTAACGCCGAGTGAAATTGGGTTCCGGATAAATAATGAAGATAATCATGCAAAAGGGTATTTGAAAAAATACTCATTTATGAATTTAATTAAGTCCTTCGTAACTGATAGAGAAGTTTGGGCTGGGTATGAAGGAGGCTGGCTTCATATAAGAAATGTATACGCCAACGGCCCTGCATTTGGAGGTGCCATCGGCTCTGCCAAAGCGTTTAGTCGTGTGCTGCAGGATTTAATAGCTGAAAACTCAGCTTTACTAGAAAAAAATGCAATGCGAGGGCTTTATTCACAACAAAAGACTAACTCAGGTGAAAATATTGAGATGACATTAGGCTGGCATGTTGGGGAAATCAGCGGCGTCAAATATTATTATAAAGAAGGGGGTGGAGCAGGTTATCACAGTGAAATGAGGGTCTATCCTGATCTCGGCTTGGCATCCGTAATAATGGCAAACAGAACATCATTTAATACAAGGAAGAAGTTGAGTAACCTTGATAGTAATTTCATAAATCAATGA